From Manduca sexta isolate Smith_Timp_Sample1 chromosome 21, JHU_Msex_v1.0, whole genome shotgun sequence, the proteins below share one genomic window:
- the LOC119190013 gene encoding DNA ligase 3-like, translating to MSETVPFFVDRAKGGRANCKGCKTSCASGELRIAKLVASPYGEGQQMKSWHHVDCFINVLLKQRPATKRVDSIDDIGNWGALSKEDQELILKKLNDMEILYAEKNNGKYTAKVIKNESVGNISIKAEKSDFEKQVETEDDKFLTFCNLCRKIAKVDAYTEKTATVNRFFREGTDSKTFKGTLSLWCKLLLPQVSKRVYNLKNKQLVKLFSKIFKTDHDDMSTHLEQGDVADTIQHFFKKSKNVSPADKSTLTLQDVDEFLQELSKFTKEDEQIYHFKKIVKKCTLEDLKMLIRLIKGDLRINAGPKHILEGVHPDAYAAFQASRDLNMVLDRVLPHGKGVKHKDVVQKSVEARIALMTPVLPMLAEACKSVEMAMKKCPNGMFSEIKYDGERVQVHKKGNEFKYYSRALKPVMAHKVNHFKEFLPKAFPQGNDLILDAEVLMVDVNTGKPLPFGSLGIHKQSEFKDASVCLFVFDCLYYNGEVLLDIPIKKRRQILQENMVEVKNHVMFSEQQLIRKPSDLAKMIATVLEQGLEGLVLKDLDSTYEPGKRHWLKVKKDYLFDGAMADTADLVVLGAWFGTGKKGGMMSVFLMGCLDKQRNKWVTVTKVHTGHDDSTLERLQKELSPLMMKISQDSYKIPSWLDCNKGMVPDFVAIDPKKQPVWEITGTELTKANLHTADGISVRFPRVTRIRTDKNWESATNLEELKHLYKTSKEKTDVSLLNKLAVAAENDEPPTKKAKTTDKVDTKVKKSPVKNKTLDGFLVKKRDLNSTNSSNASNLDDDEMDTSTESVGKKHRKRENLDKSDTSEASVDMELDAKDMLPENPLPDVFKGKRLGFYPDFISFQEDLRKHFERHWIAYGGNIVKSIRFIDVDYVVHKNKTISYENMQQLKKKLPPDVRHVNKYWLIRCINEVELCDTEKYAVCVEP from the exons ATGTCGGAAACTGTGCCGTTTTTCGTCGATCGGGCTAAAGGAGGTCGCGCTAACTGTAAAGGATGCAAAACTAGCTGTGCTAGTGGTGAGTTGCGCATAGCAAAGCTAGTAGCCAGTCCATATGGCGAGGGCCAGCAAATGAAGTCCTGGCACCATGTTGATTGCTTCATAAATGTGTTATTGAAGCAAAGACCCGCCACAAAGCGAGTGGATTCTATAGATGACATCGGCAACTGGGGGGCTTTAAGCAAGGAGGACCAAGAGTTGATATTGAAGAAACTAAATGATATGGAAATATTGTACGCCGAGAAAAATAATGGTAAGTACACAgcaaaggtaataaaaaatgaatctgTTGGTAACATTTCGATTAAAGCTGAGAAGTCAGATTTTGAAAAACAGGTGGAGACGGAAGATGATaagtttttaacattttgtaatttatgcaGAAAGATTGCGAAAGTTGATGCATATACTGAAAAAACGGCAACAGTTAATAGATTCTTCCGCGAGGGAACAGACAGTAAGACTTTCAAAGGCACCTTGTCTTTATGGTGTAAGCTACTGTTACCTCAAGTCTCAAAAAGGgtgtacaatttaaaaaataaacagcttgttaaattattctctaaaatctttaaaactgaCCATGATGATATGTCAACACATTTAGAACAAGGAGATGTTGCTGACACTATACAACATTTTTTCAAGAAATCCAAAAATGTTAGCCCCGCAGACAAATCTACTTTGACATTACAAGACGTAGATGAATTCCTACAAGAACTTTCAAAGTTCACAAAAGAAGATGAACAGATTTATCATTTCAAGAAAATTGTAAAGAAATGCACATTAGAAGACTTGAAAATGCTCATAAGACTTATTAAAGGAGATTTGAGAATTAATGCTGGCCCAAAACATATATTGGAAGGAGTACATCCTGATGCGTATGCAGCCTTTCAAGCCTCAAGGGATTTAAACATGGTCTTAGACCGAGTATTGCCACATGGAAAAGGAGTTAAACATAAAGATGTAGTTCAGAAGAGCGTAGAGGCAAGAATAGCCCTTATGACTCCCGTATTACCCATGTTGGCTGAAGCATGCAAGTCTGTAGAAATGGCAATGAAGAAATGTCCAAACGGCATGTTCTCCGAAATCAAGTATGATGGAGAAAGAGTACAAGTACACAAAAAaggaaatgaatttaaatattactcaaGGGCTTTAAAACCAGTGATGGCTCATAAAGTGAATCATTTTAAGGAATTTTTACCCAAAGCATTTCCACAAGGAAATGATTTGATTTTGGATGCAGAGGTATTGATGGTTGATGTTAATACTGGGAAACCATTACCGTTTGGTTCATTGGGTATTCACAAGCAATCAGAATTTAAAGatgcgtctgtctgtctgtttgtgtTTGACTGCTTGTACTATAATGGTGAGGTATTGCTTGACATACCAATAAAAAAGCGAAGGCAAATACTGCAAGAGAATATGGTTGAAGTTAAAAACCATGTCATGTTCTCTGAACAGCAATTGATCAGGAAACCATCGGATTTGGCCAAAATGATTGCTacg GTACTTGAACAAGGCCTGGAGGGGCTAGTACTTAAGGACTTAGATTCAACCTATGAGCCAGGCAAAAGGCATTGGCTGAAGGTAAAGAAAGATTATCTATTTGATGGAGCAATGGCTGATACAGCTGATCTAGTTGTTCTTGGAGCTTGGTTTG gCACAGGCAAAAAGGGCGGTATGATGTCGGTATTCCTAATGGGATGTCTGGACAAACAACGTAATAAGTGGGTCACAGTAACCAAAGTTCATACAGGCCATGATGATAGTACACTAGAGAGGCTTCAAAAGGAACTTTCACCTCTGATGATGAAAATATCACAAGATAGTTACAAAATACCCTCTTGGTTGGACTGTAATAAGGGAATGGTACCAGACTTTGTAGCTATCGATCCAAAGAAACAACCAGTTTGGGAAATTAcag GTACAGAGTTGACAAAGGCTAATCTCCACACCGCGGATGGGATATCGGTAAGGTTTCCAAGAGTAACTCGCATCAGGACAGACAAAAATTGGGAATCTGCAACAAATTTGGAAGAGCTCAAACATCTTTATAAGACATCCAAAGAGAAAACTGATGTCTCACTTCTCAATAAACTCGCAGTGGCAGCTGAAAACGACGAACCGCCaacaaaaaaagcaaaaacgACAGATAAAGTAGATACGAAAGTTAAGAAAAGtcctgtaaaaaataaaacattagatgGTTTTCTAGTTAAAAAAAGAGATTTAAATAGTACAAATTCCTCAAATGCAAGCAACTTGGATGATGATGAAATGGATACTTCAACTGAAAGTGTTGGTAAGAAACACAGGAAAAGGGAAAACTTGGACAAATCAGATACATCTGAAGCAAGTGTGGATATGGAATTAGATGCGAAAGATATGTTGCCAGAAAATCCTTTGCCTGATGTCTTCAAAGGCAAAAGACTGGGGTTCTATCCCGATTTTATATCTTTTCAAGAAGACTTAAGGAAACATTTCGAGAGACATTGGATTGCTTATGGCGGGAACATTGTAAAGTCAATAAGGTTCATCGACGTTGATTATgttgttcataaaaataaaactattagttATGAAAACATGCAGCAGCTAAAAAAGAAATTGCCTCCAGATGTGAgacatgttaataaatattggttaataaGATGTATAAATGAAGTAGAATTATGTGATACTGAAAAATATGCTGTTTGTGTTGAGCCCTGA
- the LOC119190086 gene encoding ribonuclease H-like has protein sequence MKTTPTAALEVLLGLPPLDLFIQQEAASAAVRLKTLKLWGTAIGAHAEILVEAINYKPLMAAPNDRVPKQYIFGKNYTVRLTEEQHDWSGTHELRIYTDGSKTRTGSGAGVFSPEINIKISMALGAHSSIYQCECVAITEAAKAVEKRGLIGHKIRIVTDSAAVLRALDSKTIQSGLILECHQALEGIGKTNSVTLQWIKGHSGSLGNDAADELAKENRTRPYWVPNQSWRSPFTS, from the coding sequence ATGAAAACTACACCCACAGCTGCTTTAGAGGTCCTGTTGGGACTGCCGCCCCTGGATCTGTTTATCCAACAAGAGGCAGCCTCAGCAGCAGTCAGGTTAAAGACACTCAAGCTCTGGGGTACAGCAATAGGTGCCCACGCCGAAATTCTGGTAGAGGCCATCAACTACAAACCACTGATGGCCGCTCCCAACGACAGGGTACCCAAACAATATATCTTCGGAAAAAACTACACCGTAAGGCTGACCGAAGAACAGCATGACTGGTCTGGCACACACGAACTGCGAATATACACCGATGGGTCTAAGACCAGGACAGGATCGGGGGCAGGTGTGTTCTCaccagaaattaacatcaagataTCAATGGCCTTAGGCGCACACAGTTCCATCTACCAATGTGAATGTGTCGCCATCACGGAGGCAGCCAAAGCAGTGGAAAAGCGGGGCCTTATAGGCCACAAAATACGCATTGTAACCGATAGCGCTGCTGTATTACGAGCCCTTGATAGCAAGACCATTCAATCAGGGCTCATACTAGAGTGCCACCAAGCACTGGAGGGTATAGGAAAGACTAACTCAGTTACCCTACAGTGGATCAAAGGGCACAGTGGCTCTCTAGGAAATGACGCAGCTGACGAGCTGGCAAAAGAGAATCGTACCAGACCTTACTGGGTCCCGAACCAATCATGGCGCTCCCCTTTTACCAGCTGA
- the LOC119190014 gene encoding suppressor of lurcher protein 1-like, with product MQILFVPASSCHQEFSSDSTKHGTLTSPHYPSPYPPNTHCHYEFFGRGKERVRLIFQDFYLYKSADGSMDCTNVDSLQAFVNVDGRLEKVETFCGIDLPKPIMSNGPKLMMEFRGTQSSRYSRGFKISYSFVENFGITSGRQLREFPCAFVYNSSEFRNGTFASPNSPGPYPRDTECTYFFHGGESEKVHLHFTNFDVEGVLPCEAVSASDYVEFSNYMTEDNRYGRYCGQMKEFHVESERNFFKVTFRSNDRLDGTGFKAIYQFLEITDEYRAPPVRDKASNSMYIMKNVLMLLILAVSSSISLK from the exons ATGCAAATACTTTTTGTTCCAGCTTCATCTTGTCACCAAGAATTTAGCAGCGATAGCACAAAGCATGGCACGCTCACATCGCCTCATTACCCTTCGCCTTACCCGCCGAACACTCATTGCCACTATGAGTTTTTTGGAAGAGGCAAAGAAAGAGTTAGATTAATATTTCAagatttctatttatataaatctgcTGATGGTTCTATGGA ttgTACCAATGTGGATTCGCTACAAGCATTTGTCAATGTTGACGGTCGATTAGAAAAGGTAGAAACCTTCTGCGGAATTGATCTTCCAAAACCTATTATGTCTAACGGACCGAAACTTATGATGGAATTTCGGGGAACGCAGTCTTCGAGATACTCCAGAGGATTCAAAATCTCATATTCTTTCGTAGAAA atTTCGGCATTACTTCGGGGAGACAGCTTAGAGAGTTTCCTTGCGCTTTTGTATACAATAGTAGTGAGTTCCGTAATGGTACTTTCGCTTCGCCTAACTCGCCTGGTCCGTATCCTCGAGACACAGAATGTACATATTTCTTTCATGGTGGCGAGAGCGAGAAAGTTCATCTTCATTTCACGAATTTTGATGTAGAGGGAGTGTTACC ATGTGAAGCTGTCTCAGCCAGTGATTACGTGGAATTTTCAAACTATATGACTGAGGATAATAGATATGGTAGATATTGCGGCCAGATGAAGGAATTCCACGTTGAATCAGAGAGGAACTTCTTCAAAGTAACGTTCCGTTCGAACGATAGACTTGACGGAACAGGGTTCAAAGCTATTTATcagtttttagaaataactgATGAGTATCGAGCCCCACCGGTGCGGGACAAAGCTTCGAATTCTATGT ATATAATGAAAAACGTTCTTATGCTGCTCATCCTCGCTGTATCATCAtctatatcattaaaataa